The following are encoded together in the Rhizobium brockwellii genome:
- a CDS encoding MarR family winged helix-turn-helix transcriptional regulator produces MTARHNDPPPLHDQLCYAIYTAGIAIQRAYKPLLDELGLTYPQYLVLNVLWGEDGQTVGAIANALALESSTLTPLLKRLEVSGLLRRTRNLSNERQVLIALTDEGRALQHKAGCLSDTLLAASTQTPQELGALNRDVRHLRNAIYSQIGGWDAPA; encoded by the coding sequence ATGACCGCACGCCATAACGACCCGCCCCCTCTGCACGACCAATTGTGCTACGCAATTTACACTGCTGGTATTGCCATCCAGCGTGCTTACAAGCCCCTTCTCGATGAGTTGGGCCTGACGTACCCGCAGTACCTCGTGCTCAACGTGCTGTGGGGCGAGGATGGGCAGACGGTGGGCGCCATTGCCAATGCCCTTGCCCTGGAATCCAGCACGCTGACGCCGCTTCTAAAGCGCCTTGAGGTATCCGGCCTGCTGCGTAGGACCAGAAACCTGAGCAACGAGCGCCAGGTGTTGATTGCGTTGACCGACGAAGGCAGGGCATTACAGCACAAGGCTGGTTGTCTCAGCGACACCTTGCTTGCAGCTTCGACCCAGACGCCACAGGAATTGGGCGCTCTGAACCGCGACGTCCGCCATCTCCGCAACGCGATCTATTCCCAGATCGGCGGCTGGGACGCACCCGCCTGA
- a CDS encoding SDR family oxidoreductase: protein MADFLNLRGKRALITAGTKGTGAATVRLFRELGAQVLTAARARPDSLSEDLFVEADLTTEEGCAIVAEATRRLLGGVDVIVHMLGGSSAAGGGFSALSEDDWHKELSLNLFPAVRLDRQLVPDMVAQGNGVVVHVTSIQRVLPLPESTTAYAAAKAALSTYSKAMSKEVSRKGVRVVRVSPGWIETEASVHLAERLAKQAGTDLEGGKKIIMDGLGGIPLGRPAKPEEVANLIAFLASDRAASITGTEYTIDGGTVPTA, encoded by the coding sequence ATGGCCGACTTTCTCAACCTGAGAGGCAAACGGGCCCTCATTACGGCTGGAACCAAAGGTACTGGTGCCGCGACCGTCAGACTGTTTCGGGAGCTCGGCGCGCAGGTGCTGACAGCCGCTCGGGCCCGTCCGGACAGCCTGTCGGAAGACCTGTTCGTCGAGGCGGACCTGACCACCGAAGAGGGATGTGCAATCGTCGCAGAGGCTACACGGCGGCTCCTTGGCGGCGTCGACGTCATCGTCCATATGCTGGGTGGCTCTTCAGCGGCCGGAGGTGGATTTTCTGCACTGTCGGAAGACGACTGGCATAAGGAGCTGTCGCTCAACCTTTTTCCAGCCGTTCGCCTGGATCGGCAACTGGTTCCGGACATGGTCGCTCAAGGAAACGGTGTGGTGGTGCATGTGACATCCATCCAGAGAGTCCTGCCGCTTCCGGAATCGACGACGGCCTATGCTGCGGCGAAGGCAGCGCTTTCCACTTACAGCAAGGCGATGTCGAAGGAAGTTTCGCGCAAAGGTGTTCGTGTCGTTCGGGTGTCGCCAGGCTGGATCGAAACGGAAGCTTCGGTCCACCTCGCAGAGCGCCTGGCGAAGCAGGCCGGAACAGACCTCGAGGGGGGCAAAAAGATCATCATGGACGGGCTGGGCGGCATTCCGCTGGGGCGTCCGGCAAAGCCGGAAGAGGTCGCAAACCTGATTGCGTTCCTCGCCTCGGACCGGGCTGCATCGATCACCGGTACCGAATATACAATCGATGGGGGGACAGTGCCAACAGCTTAG
- a CDS encoding ABC transporter permease — translation MTFRLSSDAMRLAIPALSLTLLLAAVFWLQPRAMSYVGLNLLFNLAVPIALATIAQMIVMAVNDLDLSMGAFVSFVACVTATFLRDAPVIGVLILAGAIATYAALGVVIYLRNLPSIVVTLGMSFVWGGLAVLLLPAPGGQAPDWVRWLMTVKPPLAPMAIVASIVIALVAHLLVMRSSLGVLMRGIGGNQRSVERAGWSIVGARAAAYGLAGLFAVLAGIALVGLTTSADANIALRYTLLSIAGVILGGGEFIGGRVSPIGAVIGALTLTLAGSFLSFLRISPDWQIGAQGAILIIVLALRLMLNRLEKREKRR, via the coding sequence ATGACGTTCCGGCTGTCGTCCGACGCCATGCGTCTTGCCATTCCCGCCTTGTCGCTGACGCTGCTGCTTGCCGCCGTCTTCTGGCTGCAGCCGCGCGCCATGAGCTATGTCGGGCTCAACTTGCTGTTCAACCTGGCTGTGCCGATCGCGCTTGCGACGATCGCCCAGATGATCGTGATGGCGGTCAACGATCTCGATCTCTCGATGGGCGCCTTCGTCAGCTTCGTCGCCTGCGTCACCGCGACCTTTCTGCGGGATGCTCCCGTGATCGGCGTGCTGATCCTTGCAGGCGCGATCGCAACCTATGCGGCGCTCGGCGTCGTCATCTATCTGCGCAACCTGCCCTCCATTGTCGTGACCCTCGGCATGAGCTTCGTCTGGGGCGGCCTTGCCGTATTGCTGCTGCCGGCACCGGGCGGGCAGGCGCCGGACTGGGTACGCTGGCTGATGACCGTCAAGCCGCCGCTGGCGCCGATGGCGATTGTCGCCAGCATCGTCATCGCCTTGGTCGCCCACCTTCTCGTCATGCGGTCGTCGCTCGGCGTGCTGATGCGCGGCATTGGCGGTAACCAGCGTTCGGTCGAGCGCGCCGGCTGGTCGATTGTCGGGGCGCGCGCTGCCGCCTACGGTCTTGCAGGCCTCTTTGCCGTGCTCGCCGGCATCGCCCTTGTCGGCCTGACGACCTCGGCTGATGCCAATATCGCGCTGCGCTACACGCTGCTGTCGATCGCCGGCGTGATCCTCGGCGGCGGCGAGTTCATTGGCGGCCGCGTCTCCCCGATCGGCGCCGTCATCGGCGCGCTGACGCTGACGCTCGCCGGCTCGTTCCTGTCCTTCCTGCGCATCTCGCCGGACTGGCAGATCGGGGCTCAGGGCGCGATCCTGATCATCGTGCTGGCCCTCCGTTTGATGCTGAACCGCCTGGAGAAGCGAGAGAAACGCCGATGA
- a CDS encoding LysR family transcriptional regulator: MELASLKELEAAIAIARRGTFRAAAIDLGMSTTALSHTISRLEAGLGVRLFNRTTRSVSLTDAGRLFVQQVGPTLQDLHAALDLVRSHRETPSGTIRINAAPFAARAIISPLVLEFLRRYPDMNVDIVTEGKMVDIVKDGFDLGVRVEGLVPSDMIAVSLGRPQRHAVVGSPEYFEKHGKPMVPPDLLNHRCIRVRLPDGSLFRWRFEKDGEPVQIDVRGPIALDEASLTRTAVLESAGVGYLFEQDILSDIEAGRVVRVLEDWTLPYPGLCLYYPGRRNLSAGVRAFLDLAREFSRKAA, from the coding sequence ATGGAGCTAGCCAGCCTGAAAGAACTTGAAGCGGCCATTGCAATTGCCAGGCGCGGGACTTTTCGAGCAGCGGCCATTGATCTCGGCATGTCCACGACCGCGTTGAGCCATACGATAAGCAGGCTCGAGGCGGGACTTGGCGTGCGGTTGTTCAACCGCACCACCCGCAGTGTGTCGCTGACGGATGCCGGCCGGTTGTTTGTGCAGCAGGTAGGGCCTACGCTTCAGGATCTCCATGCTGCTCTGGATCTGGTGCGCTCCCACCGCGAGACCCCTTCTGGAACGATAAGGATCAACGCAGCGCCATTTGCGGCGCGCGCCATCATCTCACCGCTCGTGCTGGAGTTCCTGCGCCGCTATCCCGACATGAATGTCGATATCGTTACCGAGGGTAAAATGGTCGATATCGTCAAGGACGGGTTCGATCTGGGCGTCAGGGTTGAAGGCCTCGTTCCCAGCGACATGATTGCCGTTTCGCTCGGCCGGCCTCAGCGACACGCAGTGGTTGGGTCTCCCGAGTATTTCGAGAAACATGGTAAGCCCATGGTGCCTCCGGATCTTCTCAATCACAGGTGCATTCGTGTTCGCCTGCCAGACGGCTCCTTGTTTCGATGGCGGTTCGAAAAAGACGGCGAGCCGGTGCAGATAGACGTGCGGGGGCCAATCGCACTCGATGAGGCCAGCCTTACGCGGACTGCTGTGCTCGAAAGCGCCGGCGTGGGCTACCTCTTTGAACAGGACATTCTCTCGGACATAGAGGCGGGGCGCGTTGTTCGTGTTTTAGAAGATTGGACGCTGCCGTATCCAGGGCTATGCCTATACTATCCTGGACGCCGAAATCTATCGGCTGGCGTCCGAGCATTCCTCGACTTAGCTCGTGAGTTCTCCCGAAAAGCGGCTTGA
- a CDS encoding alpha/beta fold hydrolase, producing MIRTTTVAAIAAAASLSAAALPANAADTISQDQSVRNVVLVHGAFADGSGWKGVYDNLTKRGYRVAIVQNPLTSLEDDVAATKRALERQDGPVILVGHSWGGTVITEAGIDAKVAGLVYVSALSPDAGETTAQQYQGFAPASEFVIETTKDGFGYVSPEKLKAGFAHDVSDADVAFMRDAQVPINMSAFGTKLENAAWRTKPSWAVIATEDKAFDQAMLIHMAERIKAKITKVSASHALFMTQPKVVADTIDQAAKAVSAKKQ from the coding sequence ATGATACGCACGACCACCGTAGCCGCAATTGCTGCTGCAGCCTCACTGTCCGCTGCCGCATTGCCGGCGAACGCAGCGGACACTATCTCTCAAGACCAGTCGGTCAGAAACGTTGTGCTTGTCCACGGCGCCTTTGCGGACGGTTCTGGCTGGAAGGGTGTTTACGACAATCTCACCAAGCGCGGCTATCGCGTTGCGATCGTCCAGAACCCGCTGACCTCCCTCGAAGACGACGTTGCCGCCACCAAACGTGCGCTGGAACGGCAGGATGGTCCGGTCATTCTCGTTGGACATTCCTGGGGCGGCACGGTCATCACGGAAGCGGGCATCGACGCAAAGGTTGCTGGCCTCGTCTATGTTTCTGCTCTGTCCCCCGATGCCGGCGAGACAACGGCACAGCAATACCAAGGATTTGCTCCTGCATCGGAATTCGTCATTGAGACCACGAAAGATGGCTTTGGATATGTCAGCCCGGAAAAGCTCAAGGCTGGCTTTGCTCATGACGTCAGCGATGCGGATGTTGCATTCATGAGGGATGCGCAGGTCCCGATCAACATGTCGGCGTTCGGGACGAAGTTGGAAAATGCTGCATGGCGCACCAAGCCGAGCTGGGCCGTCATCGCTACCGAAGACAAGGCATTCGATCAGGCGATGCTGATCCACATGGCAGAGCGCATCAAGGCGAAGATCACCAAGGTTTCGGCAAGCCACGCCCTGTTCATGACGCAGCCGAAGGTGGTGGCCGATACCATTGATCAGGCCGCTAAGGCCGTCTCGGCGAAGAAGCAATGA
- a CDS encoding SMP-30/gluconolactonase/LRE family protein codes for MAEASIYEIHDPRFRQMIVTSAGLDELYSGCRWAEGPVWFNDANQLLWSDIPNQRMLRWTPESGVSVYRQPSNFTNGHTRDRQGRLISCEHGTRRVTRTEVDGLITVLADRFEGARLNSPNDVVVKSDGSIWFTDPTYGIMSDYEGFRAEPEQPTRNVYRLDPTTGALAAVVTDFIQPNGLAFSPDETILYVADSAASHDESLPRHIRAFDVVDGNRLTNSRVFCLIDNGIPDGVRTDVNGNLWSSAADGVHCFDPTGKLIGKIRVPQTVANLTFGGPQRNRLFIAATRSVYSVYVAVSGAQVP; via the coding sequence ATGGCCGAGGCCAGTATCTACGAAATCCACGACCCGCGCTTCCGGCAGATGATCGTAACGAGCGCCGGCCTCGACGAGCTCTATTCCGGCTGCCGCTGGGCGGAGGGTCCCGTCTGGTTCAACGATGCGAACCAGCTGCTCTGGAGCGACATTCCCAACCAGCGCATGCTGCGATGGACGCCCGAGAGCGGCGTCTCCGTCTATCGCCAACCCTCCAACTTCACCAACGGCCATACGCGCGACCGGCAGGGACGGCTGATCTCCTGCGAACATGGGACGCGCCGCGTCACCCGCACCGAGGTCGACGGCTTGATCACCGTGCTCGCCGACCGTTTCGAGGGCGCCAGGCTCAATTCGCCGAACGATGTGGTGGTGAAGTCCGACGGCTCGATCTGGTTCACCGATCCGACCTACGGCATCATGTCGGACTACGAAGGTTTTCGCGCCGAGCCGGAGCAACCGACGCGCAACGTCTACCGGCTCGATCCGACGACAGGCGCGCTTGCAGCTGTCGTCACGGATTTCATCCAGCCGAACGGCCTCGCCTTCTCGCCCGACGAGACGATCCTCTATGTGGCGGATTCCGCCGCCAGCCATGACGAAAGCCTGCCACGTCACATCCGCGCTTTCGACGTGGTCGACGGCAACAGGCTCACGAACAGCCGCGTCTTCTGCCTGATCGACAACGGCATCCCAGACGGCGTCCGCACCGACGTCAACGGGAACCTCTGGTCAAGTGCCGCCGACGGCGTGCATTGCTTCGACCCGACGGGCAAGCTGATCGGCAAGATCCGCGTACCGCAGACCGTCGCCAACCTCACCTTCGGCGGCCCCCAACGCAACCGGCTGTTTATCGCGGCGACGCGGTCGGTTTATTCGGTCTATGTCGCCGTGAGTGGGGCTCAGGTGCCGTGA
- a CDS encoding nuclear transport factor 2 family protein, translating to MDMPGIIDTYFEADRRNDADALLDAFAVEAVVEDEGARHQGVAAIRVWWVAANKAAQYVAEPLECTVDGDKALLRAKVSGQFPGSPVMLTHAFTIKDDRIVRLEIL from the coding sequence ATGGATATGCCCGGTATCATAGACACGTACTTTGAAGCAGACCGTCGCAATGACGCGGATGCGCTGCTGGACGCCTTTGCGGTCGAAGCCGTCGTCGAAGACGAAGGAGCGCGCCATCAAGGCGTCGCCGCAATCCGAGTATGGTGGGTGGCTGCGAACAAGGCGGCTCAGTACGTTGCTGAACCTTTGGAATGCACGGTCGACGGTGACAAAGCGCTCCTCCGAGCCAAGGTGAGCGGCCAGTTTCCCGGTAGCCCGGTGATGCTCACCCACGCCTTCACCATCAAGGACGACAGGATCGTCAGGCTGGAGATATTATAA
- a CDS encoding TetR/AcrR family transcriptional regulator has translation MRKPRQEMIAETRGKLIAAGRRAFGTIGYAEASMDDFTGEAGLTRGALYHHFGDKRGLLQAVIMEIDAEMTERLNEVSAAAPTRWQGFVDECSAYIEMALEPEIQRIMFRDGPAVLGDISQWQNTPGCIAALSRSLDGLKTDGEIIDIDTETAARLINGASSHMALWIANAENPEAVSKRAVAGFKAMLGSLRRQQ, from the coding sequence ATGCGTAAACCGCGCCAGGAGATGATCGCAGAGACCCGCGGCAAACTGATCGCAGCCGGGCGGCGTGCCTTTGGCACGATCGGCTACGCGGAAGCCTCGATGGACGATTTCACCGGTGAAGCGGGATTGACGCGCGGGGCCCTCTATCACCACTTCGGTGACAAGAGGGGCCTGCTCCAGGCCGTGATCATGGAAATCGATGCGGAAATGACGGAGCGGCTGAACGAGGTCTCGGCCGCCGCTCCCACGCGCTGGCAGGGCTTTGTCGACGAGTGCTCCGCCTATATCGAAATGGCGCTTGAGCCTGAAATCCAGCGCATCATGTTTCGCGATGGCCCGGCTGTACTCGGCGATATCTCGCAATGGCAGAACACCCCCGGCTGCATCGCCGCCCTCTCCCGCAGCCTCGACGGTCTCAAGACCGATGGCGAGATCATCGACATCGACACCGAAACCGCCGCTCGCCTCATCAATGGCGCCAGCAGCCATATGGCGCTTTGGATCGCCAATGCCGAGAATCCGGAGGCGGTTTCGAAGCGGGCGGTTGCGGGATTCAAGGCTATGCTGGGCAGCCTCCGCAGGCAACAATGA
- a CDS encoding GMC family oxidoreductase, with amino-acid sequence MKLNSHDQNAPENPPIPQREVGAVFDFIVCGAGSSGSVVAARLAEDGHASVLLLEAGGDDAAETVTNPAQWPLNLGSSRDWGFVGQPTPGLDGRRLPLSMGKGLGGGSSINVMVWARGHKGDWDHFAAEAGDDAWGYQSVLGYYRRIEDWQGAPNPTRRGVGGPAYVAQPRAPQPIAEALLSAASTIGIPVYDSPNGEMMEGPGGASIAELRIRDGKRESVFGSYVRPLMSRSNLTVLTDALVTRLIFDGKRVTGIEALVGDQRRQFIARCETVLSLGAINTPKVLMQSGIGPEDDLQAHGIPVVQHLPGVGRNHQDHLAFGCTWAYRKPEAVGGSGCEAKLYWKSDARLAQPDILQCQLEFAVPSPIETGLETPEHGWTMFNGLAQPKSRGWLRLSGPNASDPILIEPNSLSEPEDMAAALAAVELCRELGNSDAFKPLVTAETAPGARNRSGMIDFTRRSAVTYWHQSCTAKMGRDSMSVVDNELKVYGIDRLRIADSSIMPRITTGNTMAPCVVIGERAADLIREMHGLTDSSGGFNQPI; translated from the coding sequence GTGAAGCTGAATAGTCATGACCAAAATGCACCCGAAAATCCGCCCATTCCTCAGCGCGAGGTCGGTGCTGTTTTCGACTTCATCGTTTGCGGCGCCGGGTCCAGCGGCTCCGTTGTCGCTGCGCGACTGGCAGAGGATGGGCACGCGAGCGTTCTGCTGCTCGAGGCGGGTGGGGACGATGCGGCCGAAACCGTTACGAACCCTGCGCAGTGGCCGCTCAATCTCGGCTCGAGCCGGGACTGGGGCTTTGTTGGACAACCGACCCCCGGCCTGGACGGACGACGTCTTCCTCTCAGCATGGGCAAGGGGCTCGGTGGCGGTTCGAGCATCAATGTCATGGTGTGGGCCAGAGGACACAAGGGGGACTGGGACCACTTTGCCGCTGAAGCCGGCGATGACGCGTGGGGCTATCAGTCTGTCCTCGGCTACTATCGCCGGATCGAAGATTGGCAGGGCGCTCCGAACCCAACGCGTCGCGGCGTCGGAGGGCCGGCATACGTAGCGCAGCCGCGGGCGCCCCAACCGATCGCAGAGGCCTTGTTGAGTGCGGCATCCACTATCGGCATTCCCGTCTACGATAGCCCGAACGGTGAAATGATGGAGGGACCGGGCGGCGCATCCATCGCTGAACTGCGGATCCGGGATGGCAAGCGGGAGTCTGTCTTTGGATCCTATGTCCGCCCGCTCATGTCGCGCTCGAACCTGACTGTGCTAACCGACGCACTGGTCACGCGGCTCATCTTCGATGGCAAGCGCGTTACGGGGATCGAGGCTCTCGTCGGTGATCAGCGACGTCAATTCATTGCGCGTTGCGAAACGGTACTGTCGCTCGGCGCGATCAACACACCGAAAGTGTTGATGCAGTCGGGCATAGGGCCGGAAGATGATCTGCAAGCCCACGGCATTCCCGTGGTCCAACATTTACCTGGCGTTGGGCGCAATCATCAGGATCACCTCGCATTCGGCTGCACCTGGGCATATCGAAAACCAGAAGCCGTCGGTGGCAGTGGCTGCGAAGCAAAACTCTACTGGAAAAGCGACGCGCGTCTCGCCCAGCCGGACATTCTTCAGTGCCAGCTGGAGTTCGCCGTGCCGTCGCCCATCGAGACGGGTCTCGAAACGCCGGAACATGGCTGGACGATGTTTAACGGCCTCGCCCAGCCGAAAAGCCGTGGTTGGCTTCGGCTCTCCGGCCCCAACGCAAGTGACCCTATCCTCATCGAACCCAATTCGTTGAGCGAACCAGAAGACATGGCTGCTGCCCTGGCCGCGGTGGAGCTATGCCGGGAATTGGGAAATAGCGACGCTTTCAAGCCGTTGGTAACGGCCGAGACTGCTCCGGGCGCGCGCAACAGATCAGGGATGATCGACTTTACCCGGCGTTCGGCGGTCACCTACTGGCATCAATCCTGCACAGCCAAGATGGGACGCGACAGTATGTCGGTGGTCGATAACGAGCTCAAAGTGTACGGTATTGATCGCCTTCGCATCGCAGACTCCTCGATCATGCCTCGCATCACCACCGGCAACACGATGGCGCCTTGTGTTGTCATCGGAGAGCGGGCGGCCGATCTGATCCGGGAAATGCATGGTCTTACGGACTCGAGCGGAGGGTTCAATCAGCCCATATGA
- a CDS encoding ABC transporter permease: MTPLLRLFRKPWIWSWLAAFVVWFLTIMVTLGASTFGLSQAALTFAAFSVIVGIGQMFVITLGPGNIDLSVPATMTLAGTVALKLMNVENGMILPGLLVAIIIGLVVGLGNYALIKALRIPPIIATLSMSFIVQSAAIWTNRGLRIKPPSVLAEFTTSNTLGVPNVAIVAFLISLLAWFLLEKTIYGRWISAIGQSMPAARMAGIPVDGTRFVTYLFCAVLASVAGYLLACFSGGAALNMGTEYLLMSIAVVVIGGTAVAGGDSNVPGIWGASLFMFLVVSMLNTYGFGAGIRLIMTGLIIISVIMLAGGRRAGMR, translated from the coding sequence ATGACTCCGCTCCTGCGCCTATTCCGCAAACCCTGGATCTGGTCGTGGCTTGCCGCCTTTGTCGTCTGGTTCCTGACGATCATGGTGACGCTCGGCGCCAGTACGTTTGGCCTGTCGCAGGCAGCCCTCACCTTCGCGGCCTTCTCGGTTATCGTCGGCATCGGCCAGATGTTCGTCATCACGCTCGGTCCCGGCAATATCGATCTTTCGGTTCCCGCCACCATGACGCTTGCCGGCACGGTGGCGCTGAAGCTGATGAATGTCGAAAACGGCATGATCCTGCCGGGCCTTCTCGTCGCCATTATCATCGGCCTTGTCGTCGGCCTCGGCAATTATGCACTCATCAAGGCGCTGCGCATTCCGCCGATCATCGCCACACTGTCCATGAGCTTCATTGTCCAGTCCGCGGCGATCTGGACGAACCGCGGATTGCGCATCAAGCCGCCGAGCGTGCTGGCGGAATTCACCACGTCGAACACCCTCGGCGTGCCGAATGTGGCGATCGTCGCATTCCTCATCTCGCTACTTGCCTGGTTCCTGCTCGAGAAGACGATCTACGGACGCTGGATCTCGGCGATCGGCCAGAGCATGCCGGCCGCCCGTATGGCAGGCATACCGGTCGACGGCACGCGTTTCGTCACCTACCTTTTCTGCGCCGTGCTCGCATCGGTCGCCGGTTATCTGCTCGCCTGTTTCTCCGGCGGCGCGGCGCTCAACATGGGCACGGAATATCTGCTGATGTCGATCGCCGTCGTCGTGATCGGCGGCACGGCGGTCGCCGGCGGCGATTCCAACGTGCCGGGGATCTGGGGCGCATCGCTCTTCATGTTCCTGGTCGTCTCCATGCTCAATACTTACGGGTTCGGCGCGGGCATTCGCCTGATCATGACCGGCCTCATCATCATCAGCGTCATCATGCTCGCCGGCGGTCGCCGGGCAGGCATGCGATAA
- a CDS encoding MFS transporter, with amino-acid sequence MSNPYRQIFAAPGAEGFSVAGFFARLPIAMAPIGIVAMLSQAHGEYWLAGAVSATYALTNAMISPQISRAVDRLGQTAVVVPTTIVSVLAFIALITATNQNWPVWTLFASAFLAAAMPSIPALMRARWTELFRNRPELNTAFAFESAADELVYISGASLSVGLAVALFPEAGMMVSTAFLALGTAAFIVQRGTEPKVRHVAGAASVGSAIRQRPVQIITLALIFVGAIFATAEVSVVAITKELGQPNAASLVIGVYALGSFLVGLTLGALNLRIPLHRQLLIAVAALALTSLPLLVAGSSVTLLAIAVFVSGIAISPTFITAFGLIERRVPESVLTEGVTWVMTGIGIGMALGAFVTGWVVDSYGPQSGFWVSAAAGAATVLIIALGQRKLSGECTGGEDCAMPEPAQ; translated from the coding sequence ATGTCAAATCCGTATAGACAAATATTCGCGGCACCTGGGGCCGAGGGCTTCTCGGTTGCCGGCTTTTTTGCACGCCTTCCCATCGCCATGGCGCCGATCGGCATCGTTGCCATGCTCTCCCAGGCACATGGCGAATATTGGCTGGCGGGCGCCGTGTCGGCGACTTATGCGCTCACCAACGCGATGATCTCACCACAGATTTCGCGAGCGGTCGACCGGCTGGGCCAGACGGCAGTGGTCGTTCCCACAACCATCGTATCCGTGCTGGCGTTCATCGCGCTGATCACCGCGACCAACCAGAACTGGCCGGTGTGGACGCTGTTCGCCTCTGCCTTCCTCGCGGCGGCCATGCCGAGCATTCCGGCGCTGATGCGGGCGCGCTGGACGGAACTCTTTCGCAACCGGCCCGAGCTCAACACGGCCTTCGCGTTCGAAAGTGCCGCGGATGAACTGGTCTATATCTCCGGCGCCTCGCTGTCGGTCGGGCTGGCCGTCGCCTTATTCCCGGAAGCCGGCATGATGGTGAGCACAGCTTTTCTGGCGCTCGGGACAGCCGCCTTCATCGTGCAGCGCGGCACCGAGCCGAAGGTGCGTCATGTCGCCGGCGCGGCTTCGGTTGGCTCCGCGATCCGCCAGCGTCCGGTGCAGATCATCACACTCGCGCTGATCTTCGTCGGCGCGATCTTCGCAACTGCTGAAGTGAGTGTTGTCGCCATCACCAAGGAGCTTGGTCAGCCGAATGCCGCAAGCCTGGTCATCGGTGTCTATGCCCTCGGTTCGTTCCTGGTGGGCTTGACCCTCGGCGCGCTCAATCTGCGCATCCCCTTGCATCGTCAGTTGCTGATCGCTGTTGCGGCCCTCGCACTGACCTCGCTGCCGCTCCTCGTCGCCGGCAGCTCGGTAACTCTGCTTGCTATCGCCGTCTTCGTCAGCGGCATCGCGATCTCGCCGACCTTTATAACGGCCTTCGGACTGATCGAGCGTCGCGTGCCGGAATCGGTGCTGACGGAGGGCGTCACCTGGGTGATGACCGGCATCGGCATCGGCATGGCGCTCGGCGCCTTCGTCACGGGCTGGGTCGTCGACAGCTACGGTCCCCAGAGCGGATTCTGGGTGTCTGCAGCAGCCGGGGCCGCAACCGTCCTTATCATTGCGCTCGGTCAGCGCAAACTCTCGGGAGAGTGCACCGGCGGGGAAGATTGCGCGATGCCGGAACCGGCGCAATAG